The following coding sequences lie in one Thermosulfuriphilus ammonigenes genomic window:
- a CDS encoding efflux RND transporter permease subunit, whose product MDQHKDSRNHGLVARITETFVDSKLVPIFIVMTLLLGLFAILNTPSEEEPQIVVPMIDVFVEMPGATAKEIENRVISPMEKLIWEIPGVEYVYSTAENGRALTVVRFYVGQDTEESLVKTYDKLYQHLDWIPPGCSMPLLKPRSIDDVPIVVLTFWGPGYDGYSLRRLVAQVDDEIRNIPGISETFIKGGLRRQVRVLLEPEKIYALGLDLADVSRTIRLQNQARLAGDFSQNNYSFSVRLDNFLATKKDLEETVVKVVKGRPVFLRDVAQILDGPEEPVNYVLFAAGPAARAKGISSEPGQLYPAVSLAISKRKGENATKLAEKILEKIEELRGHLIPDDVQVTVTRNYGETAREKSNELIEHLLIATVSVAVLIALFLGVRASLVVLVAVPVTLAITLFIYYFHGYTLNRVTLFALIFCIGILVDDPIVDVENIVRHLRLPENRGRPLKEIIVTAVNEVRSPLILATFTVIAAIIPMAFVRGLMGPYMRPMPIGASVAMLLSMAVAFVITPWTAYHFLGRKGKIFEEEKEDIFTRYYRWMMGHLIRDWRWRWSFMALVGVLFLGACSLIYFKVVYVKMLPFDNKSEFQVIVDMPEGTTLEETTRVATELGEYLLSQPEVTDYQIYAGTSAPFNFNGLIRHYYLRSGPNVADIQVNLVPKEERELQSHDIAKRVRPGLTEIAQKYGARIKVAEVPPGPPVLQTLVAEIYGPDYEKQIELARKVREIFEKTPGVVDVDWYMTDPQKEYRLIVERDKAVALGVMPARVNEVLRAALSGEEIGLLHDPEAKEDVYIVVRYPRSKRSGLPELSSLKVRAEDGRLVSLSEIVRVEEGLVPHPIYHKNLHPVVYVTGDVAGKEESPIYAIFKMNKLIKELKAPDGYPVKLYWTHLPFSQKEWAIKWDGEWHITYEVFRDLGLAFGAVMILIYMLVVGWFRSYSAPLVIMAPIPLSLIGIIPAHAAMGAFFTATSMIGFIAGAGIVVRNSIILADFIELRLSQGMPLAEAVIDAGAIRFRPMLLTAMSVVVGSFVILFDPIFQGLAISLMAGEVASTLFSRMVVPILYYLDHRIKSERRLVL is encoded by the coding sequence ATGGATCAGCATAAAGATTCGAGAAATCATGGTCTGGTTGCCCGAATAACCGAGACCTTCGTTGATTCAAAGCTGGTTCCCATCTTCATCGTCATGACCCTACTCCTGGGGCTTTTTGCCATACTTAATACCCCGAGCGAGGAAGAGCCCCAGATAGTCGTCCCCATGATTGATGTCTTTGTGGAGATGCCCGGGGCCACCGCCAAGGAGATCGAAAACCGGGTCATCTCTCCCATGGAAAAGCTAATCTGGGAGATTCCAGGGGTAGAGTATGTCTATTCTACCGCCGAAAATGGCCGCGCCCTGACGGTGGTTCGTTTCTATGTCGGCCAGGATACTGAAGAGAGTCTGGTCAAGACATATGACAAGCTGTATCAGCACCTGGACTGGATTCCTCCAGGTTGCTCTATGCCCCTTTTAAAACCCCGCTCCATAGATGATGTCCCAATTGTCGTTCTCACCTTTTGGGGACCGGGCTACGATGGCTACAGCCTGCGGCGTCTGGTAGCCCAGGTGGATGATGAAATCAGAAACATACCCGGAATCTCGGAGACCTTTATCAAGGGGGGGCTAAGACGGCAGGTTCGGGTGCTTCTAGAACCGGAGAAGATATATGCCCTGGGGCTTGACCTGGCCGACGTGAGCCGGACCATCCGCCTTCAGAACCAGGCCCGTCTCGCCGGAGATTTTTCCCAGAATAACTACTCCTTTTCGGTAAGGTTAGACAACTTCCTGGCCACCAAGAAGGATCTTGAGGAAACGGTGGTCAAGGTAGTCAAGGGACGACCGGTCTTTCTTAGAGATGTCGCCCAGATCTTAGATGGCCCTGAGGAACCGGTGAACTATGTCCTTTTTGCCGCCGGACCGGCGGCCCGGGCCAAAGGGATATCATCTGAGCCCGGCCAGCTCTATCCGGCAGTCTCTCTGGCCATCTCCAAGAGGAAGGGCGAAAATGCTACCAAGCTGGCCGAAAAAATTCTGGAGAAGATAGAAGAGCTCCGGGGACATCTTATCCCCGATGATGTCCAGGTAACAGTAACCAGAAACTACGGGGAGACGGCCCGAGAGAAATCTAACGAGCTCATCGAGCATCTTCTTATCGCCACCGTCTCCGTGGCCGTCCTTATCGCCCTTTTCTTAGGGGTGAGGGCCTCTCTGGTTGTCTTGGTAGCCGTCCCGGTGACTTTGGCCATCACCCTGTTTATCTACTACTTCCATGGATACACCCTCAACCGGGTAACCCTTTTTGCCCTTATCTTCTGCATCGGTATTTTGGTAGATGACCCCATTGTCGATGTGGAAAACATTGTCCGCCACCTCAGACTCCCAGAGAACCGAGGGCGTCCCCTCAAAGAGATTATCGTCACCGCTGTAAATGAGGTCCGGAGCCCCCTTATTCTGGCCACCTTCACTGTTATCGCGGCCATTATACCCATGGCCTTCGTCCGGGGTCTTATGGGCCCCTATATGAGGCCCATGCCCATTGGAGCCTCGGTGGCCATGCTCCTCTCCATGGCCGTGGCCTTTGTCATCACCCCCTGGACGGCCTATCATTTCCTAGGCCGGAAGGGAAAGATATTTGAGGAAGAGAAGGAAGACATCTTTACCCGCTACTATCGCTGGATGATGGGCCACCTCATTCGGGACTGGCGCTGGCGCTGGTCCTTCATGGCCCTGGTGGGAGTTCTTTTCCTGGGAGCCTGTTCCCTTATTTACTTTAAGGTGGTCTATGTAAAGATGCTCCCCTTTGACAATAAAAGTGAGTTTCAGGTGATCGTGGACATGCCCGAGGGGACCACCCTTGAAGAAACCACCCGGGTGGCCACCGAGTTAGGGGAGTATCTCCTCAGCCAGCCTGAGGTAACCGATTATCAAATCTATGCCGGCACTTCAGCCCCTTTTAACTTCAACGGACTTATCCGTCATTATTATCTTCGCTCTGGCCCCAATGTGGCCGACATCCAGGTAAATCTGGTTCCCAAAGAAGAAAGAGAGCTCCAGAGCCATGACATCGCCAAGCGTGTTCGCCCCGGTCTTACCGAAATAGCCCAAAAATACGGAGCCCGAATCAAGGTTGCCGAGGTTCCTCCTGGACCGCCAGTTCTGCAGACCCTGGTGGCTGAAATATACGGTCCGGACTACGAAAAACAGATAGAGCTGGCCCGCAAGGTCCGGGAGATCTTTGAAAAAACCCCGGGAGTCGTAGATGTTGACTGGTACATGACCGACCCCCAGAAGGAATATCGCCTTATTGTTGAGCGTGACAAGGCCGTGGCCCTGGGGGTGATGCCGGCCCGGGTAAATGAAGTCCTCAGGGCCGCCTTATCCGGCGAGGAAATAGGTCTTCTCCATGATCCCGAAGCCAAGGAAGACGTCTATATTGTTGTCCGCTATCCCCGTTCCAAGCGCTCAGGCCTTCCTGAACTCTCCTCCCTTAAGGTCCGGGCTGAAGACGGACGGCTGGTTTCTCTCTCAGAAATCGTTCGAGTAGAGGAAGGCCTTGTCCCCCACCCCATCTACCATAAGAACCTACATCCGGTGGTCTATGTTACCGGGGATGTGGCCGGTAAAGAGGAAAGCCCCATTTACGCAATTTTCAAGATGAACAAGCTCATAAAGGAGCTTAAGGCCCCTGACGGTTACCCGGTTAAGCTTTACTGGACCCATCTTCCCTTCTCTCAAAAAGAATGGGCCATCAAGTGGGATGGCGAATGGCACATTACCTATGAGGTCTTTCGAGACCTAGGCCTGGCCTTTGGGGCGGTTATGATCCTTATCTATATGTTGGTAGTGGGCTGGTTTCGCTCTTATTCAGCCCCTCTGGTGATCATGGCCCCCATTCCCCTTTCTCTCATCGGAATCATTCCCGCCCATGCGGCCATGGGGGCCTTCTTTACAGCCACCTCCATGATCGGCTTTATCGCGGGAGCCGGAATCGTGGTTCGTAATTCTATCATCCTGGCCGATTTTATCGAACTGCGTCTCTCACAGGGAATGCCGTTGGCTGAAGCCGTTATCGACGCCGGCGCGATCCGCTTTCGCCCCATGCTCCTGACAGCCATGTCGGTGGTAGTGGGATCCTTTGTGATCCTGTTTGATCCCATCTTTCAGGGGCTGGCTATCAGTCTTATGGCCGGGGAAGTGGCCTCTACCCTCTTTTCTCGAATGGTGGTCCCCATCTTGTATTATCTGGATCACCGTATTAAGTCTGAAAGACGACTGGTTCTTTAG
- a CDS encoding YkgJ family cysteine cluster protein, translating to MQKPILSRQDLKLDDEFKFACYPGIKCFNVCCHDVTLILSPYDALRVRRALGLSPSDFLERYTDMHLGDLTQIPVVRLRMRTDLTCPFVSEEGCQIYNDRPSSCRTYPLARFTMRNRQTGEVVELYKIVRESHCEGHFEDRIWKVKDWISDQGLLPYHEMNDLFGELILLRQKMADTPLSADDLDAIYTACYLQDRFAELVARDDFAARYGFEVSEIEKALREETELLKLGFKWLKKTVFSQTS from the coding sequence ATGCAGAAACCAATCTTAAGCCGCCAAGATCTTAAACTAGATGACGAATTCAAGTTCGCCTGTTATCCCGGGATCAAATGTTTCAACGTCTGCTGCCACGATGTAACCCTTATTCTTAGCCCCTATGATGCCTTAAGGGTCCGAAGGGCCCTGGGGCTTTCTCCGAGTGATTTTCTGGAAAGATACACCGATATGCATCTCGGAGATCTGACGCAGATTCCGGTGGTCCGGCTTAGGATGAGGACTGATCTAACCTGTCCCTTCGTTAGCGAAGAGGGCTGCCAGATATACAACGACAGACCTTCATCCTGTCGAACTTACCCTCTGGCCCGCTTTACGATGCGAAACCGCCAGACAGGAGAAGTGGTAGAGCTTTATAAAATCGTGCGGGAGAGCCACTGTGAGGGACACTTTGAAGACCGGATCTGGAAGGTTAAGGATTGGATCAGCGATCAAGGGCTTCTCCCCTACCATGAAATGAATGACCTCTTCGGGGAACTTATTCTCCTGAGACAAAAGATGGCCGACACTCCTCTTTCAGCCGATGATCTGGATGCCATCTACACCGCCTGTTATCTCCAGGATCGTTTCGCCGAGTTGGTAGCCAGAGATGATTTTGCCGCTCGCTATGGTTTTGAGGTCTCAGAAATCGAAAAGGCCTTAAGGGAAGAGACCGAACTCCTTAAGCTGGGATTCAAGTGGCTTAAGAAGACAGTATTCAGTCAGACCTCTTGA
- a CDS encoding XrtA system polysaccharide deacetylase, whose protein sequence is MPQGVILITIDVEDWFQVENFKPYISYEEWPSCELRVHSNVREILSLLANFGVKATFFVLGWLAERLPELVVDIHRAGHEVASHGFDHRLTFDLSSQALEKDLHRTKTILESLGVEVRGYRAPSFTVSRELLKLLRKTGHLYDSSLNTFRLHGRYGYLEGASDLPFKTTAGILEIPVSNLSWGKWVVPWGGGAYFRLLPTSVFIKGVRRILKNRGLYVFYFHPWEIDPNQPRVPASWGRRFRHYHNLAATKQKLKDFLAAFSGERFLTCSQYLELVEKGG, encoded by the coding sequence ATGCCCCAAGGGGTTATTTTGATCACCATCGATGTGGAGGACTGGTTTCAGGTAGAGAATTTTAAGCCTTACATCTCCTATGAAGAATGGCCCTCTTGTGAGCTGAGGGTCCACAGCAATGTCCGGGAGATTCTTTCCCTCCTGGCTAACTTTGGAGTCAAGGCCACCTTTTTCGTGCTGGGATGGCTGGCGGAGCGGCTTCCTGAGCTGGTGGTCGATATTCACCGGGCCGGCCATGAAGTAGCCTCCCATGGATTTGATCACCGATTGACCTTTGATCTTTCTTCACAGGCCTTAGAAAAGGATCTCCATCGCACCAAGACTATCCTGGAGTCTTTAGGGGTTGAGGTTAGAGGCTATCGGGCTCCAAGCTTTACGGTAAGCCGTGAGCTACTTAAACTTTTGCGTAAAACCGGCCACCTTTACGACTCAAGCCTCAATACCTTCAGGCTCCATGGTCGCTATGGCTATCTTGAGGGGGCCTCGGACCTCCCCTTTAAAACTACTGCTGGGATCCTGGAGATTCCGGTTAGCAACCTCTCATGGGGTAAATGGGTGGTCCCTTGGGGCGGCGGGGCCTATTTTCGCCTTCTGCCGACTTCGGTCTTTATCAAAGGGGTGAGGAGGATCCTTAAAAACCGAGGCCTTTATGTCTTTTATTTTCATCCCTGGGAGATTGATCCCAACCAGCCCCGGGTGCCGGCCTCCTGGGGACGACGTTTCCGACACTACCACAATTTAGCGGCTACTAAACAGAAGCTCAAAGATTTCCTGGCCGCCTTTTCGGGGGAGCGTTTTCTTACCTGTAGCCAATACCTGGAGCTGGTAGAGAAAGGGGGGTAG
- the cysC gene encoding adenylyl-sulfate kinase, whose protein sequence is MKAFTIWFTGLSGSGKTTLSRRVYLEIRRRGLKAELLDGDIIRTNFSQELGFTKRERDINVRRIGFLSWLLNKHGIISVVAAIAPYEDTRQQNRLLIPNYIEVFCSCPLEVVEARDVKGLYARARAGEIPHFTGISDPYEPPRTPEVVVHTDQESVEESLSKILSYLEKRDLIPVKPVSPKDYAEIEEEERRLRRHLAQIGYARKEW, encoded by the coding sequence ATGAAAGCTTTTACCATTTGGTTTACAGGTCTGTCGGGTTCGGGAAAGACGACTCTCTCCCGTAGGGTTTATTTAGAAATCCGTCGTCGCGGTCTCAAAGCGGAACTTTTAGATGGAGACATTATCCGGACAAATTTCAGTCAGGAGCTTGGGTTCACCAAACGGGAAAGGGATATCAACGTTCGCCGGATTGGCTTTCTCTCCTGGCTTCTCAACAAGCACGGTATAATTAGCGTGGTAGCGGCTATTGCCCCCTATGAAGATACCCGTCAGCAAAACCGCCTTCTTATACCCAATTACATTGAGGTCTTTTGCAGTTGCCCTTTGGAAGTGGTTGAGGCCCGGGATGTAAAGGGCCTCTACGCCCGGGCCAGAGCCGGAGAGATACCACACTTTACCGGTATTTCTGATCCCTACGAGCCGCCGCGCACCCCGGAGGTTGTCGTTCACACCGATCAGGAAAGCGTGGAAGAGAGTCTGAGCAAGATCCTCTCCTACCTTGAAAAGAGAGATCTAATCCCTGTAAAGCCGGTATCTCCCAAGGACTATGCCGAGATAGAAGAGGAGGAACGCCGTCTCCGAAGACATCTAGCCCAGATAGGTTACGCCCGCAAAGAGTGGTAA